A region from the Drosophila ananassae strain 14024-0371.13 chromosome 2L, ASM1763931v2, whole genome shotgun sequence genome encodes:
- the LOC6505550 gene encoding aminopeptidase N → MDWLVFLTVALGFDIVATKPTTSYDYYRLPTSLRPEKYHLRVLTHLDNPNELTFSGSVKILIDALRNTKNITLHSLNLRIDETQITLKQISGIKKDNCISSTAVNPVHNYYILNTCQELVAGNVYELSMPFAADLNRQMEGYYRSSYKDPVTNLTRWLSVTQFEPASARSAFPCFDEPELKSKFIITLGYHKKYTALSNMPVKETKPHESLKDYIWTEFEESLPISTYLVAYSVNDFSHKTSTQPGGPLLRTWARSNAIDQCDYAAEFGPKVLQHFEEFFGVKFPLPKVDQIAVPDFDEGAMENWGLITYREISLLYSENHSSLEAKEKLAEVVAHEMAHQWFGNMVTMKWWTDLWLKEGFATYLASLGVAKIHPEWNILDREMINNIFLTFGLDALESSHPISRPIKLISDIAESFDAISYKKGGAVLRMMHLFLGEEAFRFGVKQYIQLNSYRNAEQDNLWQSLSKAAHQFGALAKDYDIKTIMDSWTLQTGYPVVHITRNYSARIAKVSQERFFLNPKVSPVHRKKCWWVPLSYTSQDKRDFNSTAPMAWMECTNKGASLPKTISNLPQSDQWVIFNIQLSSFYKANYDAQNWKLLIKTLTEGDFESIHVINRAQLVDDVLHFARTGMQSYEVALELVSYLKREREYLPWNAAILSLQHLGRLLRGTPHVKLFKRLMRKLLTPLYQHLGGIDGNSQSTQNQDQILLKAIIIHWACQYDASDCVAKSLAHFRRWKSETYPDEKNPIPINIRASVYCAAIKNGTKEDWQFLWTRFLKSNVASEQGIILIALGCSQDAKLLQRYLELIFDPAEVIRKQDSGLSFASVVSGEVGMPLGMKYFMDNVERIFQLYNPSVGNMGTILIACSVITDRRQYNEFKAFVKKSRRFFKGLEQTIGQTMEAILMNVQWMEQSSKQLSRFLVKYT, encoded by the exons ATGGACTGGTTGGTATTTCTGACAGTGGCGCTTGGATTCGATATAGTTGCAACGAAACCTACAACTAGTTATGATTACTATCGCCTGCCGACGTCTTTACGTCCGGAGAAATATCACTTACGGGTTTTGACTCACCTGGACAACCCCAACGAACTTACTTTCTCGGGTTCCGTTAAAATTCTTATTGACGCACTGAGGAATACAAAGAACATAACGCTGCACTCCCTGAATCTTCGCATAGACGAGACCCAGATAACTCTCAAGCAAATCAGTGGCATTAAGAAGGATAATTGTATATCCTCGACGGCGGTGAACCCTGTCCACAATTATTACATCCTCAATACCTGTCAGGAGTTAGTGGCTGGTAATGTTTACGAGCTGAGTATGCCCTTTGCCGCCGATTTAAACAGACAAATGGAGGGTTACTATCGCAGCTCCTACAAGGATCCTGTAACTAATTTAACAAG GTGGCTTTCTGTGACTCAGTTCGAACCTGCTTCCGCTCGCTCGGCTTTTCCGTGCTTCGATGAGCCTGAActtaaatcaaaatttataATTACTCTGGGATACCATAAAAAATACACAGCCTTAAGCAATATGCCCGTAAAGGAAACCAAGCCCCA CGAATCACTTAAAGATTATATCTGGACTGAGTTCGAAGAATCCTTGCCAATTTCTACCTATCTTGTTGCCTACTCTGTGAACGATTTTTCTCACAAAACTTCTACTCAACCAGGGGGACCTCTTCTCCGCACTTGGGCCAGATCAAATGCCATCGACCAGTGCGATTATGCAGCTGAGTTTGGACCCAAAGTTCTGCAACACTTTGAGGAATTTTTCGGTGTCAAGTTTCCCCTCCCCAAAGTGGATCAGATAGCAGTACCCGATTTCGATGAGGGCGCAATGGAAAATTGGGGTCTAATTACGTACAGGGAAATTTCACTTCTCTACTCCGAAAATCACAGTTCCCTGGAAGCCAAGGAGAAGCTGGCAGAGGTAGTGGCCCACGAGATGGCCCATCAGTGGTTCGGCAACATGGTGACGATGAAGTGGTGGACGGATCTGTGGCTAAAGGAAGGATTCGCCACCTATCTGGCATCGTTAGGCGTTGCAAAAATCCATCCCGAGTGGAATATATTGGACAGAGAAatgataaataatatttttttaaccttTGGCTTGGATGCTCTGGAGAGCAGTCACCCCATATCCCGGCCCATCAAACTAATTTCCGATATTGCGGAAAGCTTCGATGCAATTTCCTACAAGAAAGGAGGCGCGGTACTCCGCATGATGCATTTATTTCTGGGAGAAGAGGCCTTCCGCTTTGGTGTGAAACAATACATTCAGTTGAATTCCTATAGAAATGCAGAGCAAGACAATCTGTGGCAATCACTCTCAAAAGCTGCTCACCAGTTTGGCGCCTTGGCGAAGGACTATGATATCAAAACCATAATGGACTCGTGGACTTTGCAAACGGG TTATCCTGTAGTCCATATAACCCGGAATTATTCAGCGAGGATCGCTAAAGTTAGTCAGGAGAGATTTTTCCTAAACCCAAAAGTATCCCCTGTCCACCGAAAAAAGTGCTGGTGGGTGCCCCTGAGCTACACCTCCCAAGACAAAAGGGACTTCAACAGCACTGCGCCAATGGCTTGGATGGAGTGTACGAATAAAGGCGCAAGTCTTCCGAAAACTATTTCTAACTTACCCCAGTCTGATCAGTGGGTGATCTTCAACATTCAGCTGTCCAGCTTCTATAAAGCCAATTATGATGCTCAGAACTGGAAGCTGTTGATCAAAACCCTAACCGAAGGAGACTTTGAGAGTATTCACGTTATCAACAGAGCTCAGCTGGTCGACGATGTCCTGCATTTTGCCAGGACGGGAATGCAAAGCTATGAAGTGGCCTTGGAACTCGTTTCGTATTTAAAACGAGAGAGGGAGTATTTGCCTTGGAATGCAGCCATTCTTAGTCTTCAGCATTTGGGTCGTCTTCTCCGGGGCACACCGCACGTTAAGTTGTTTAAG CGCCTGATGAGAAAATTGCTTACCCCACTTTACCAGCACCTAGGCGGTATCGACGGCAACTCTCAATCAACCCAAAATCAGGATCAAATCCTTTTAAAAGCCATTATCATACATTGGGCTTGTCAATATGATGCTTCAGATTGTGTAGCAAAGTCATTAGCCCATTTCAGAAGGTGGAAATCAGAGACTTATCCGGATGAAAAAAATCCCATTCCAATAAACATACGTGCCAGTGTTTATTGTGCCGCAATTAAGAATGGAACTAAGGAGGATTGGCAGTTCCTTTGGACAAGATTCCTAAAATCCAATGTGGCTTCCGAACAAGGAATCATTTTAATCGCCTTGGGCTGTTCACAGGATGCGAAATTGTTGCAGCGATATTTGGAGCTTATTTTCGATCCTGCAGAAGTTATCCGCAAACAGGACTCTGGCCTTAGTTTCGCATCCGTGGTTTCCGGGGAAGTAGGCATGCCTCTTGGCATGAAGTATTTCATGGACAACGTGGAGCGGATATTCCAACT CTATAACCCATCTGTTGGTAATATGGGCACTATTTTGATAGCGTGTTCTGTTATAACCGATCGCAGACAGTATAACGAATTCAAAGCATTTGTCAAAAAATCGAGAAGGTTTTTCAAAGGCTTGGAACAGACTATTGGCCAGACCATGGAAGCTATTCTTATGAACGTCCAATGGATGGAACAATCGTCTAAGCAGCTCTCCCGATTTTTGGTGAAGTacacttaa
- the LOC26514076 gene encoding uncharacterized protein LOC26514076 has translation MAEKPALLRKYWRYKFTQSDPKLTQGCDDACRSKTIFRIATSNYQESTRCKELQTKWEGSLAKEDPGTYDDDNGGGGASGLKTLSLASLVALLTATICLG, from the exons ATGGCCGAAAAGCCCGCCCTGTTGCGTAAATACTGGCGCTACAAGTTCACGCAGTCGGATCCCAAACTGACTCAAGGATGCGACGATGCGTGTCGGAGTAAGACTATTTTCAGGATTGCCACGAGTAACTACCAGGAGAGCACTCGTTGCAAGGAACTTCAGACCAAATGGGAGGGGAGT CTGGCAAAGGAGGATCCTGGCACCTACGACGATGACAATGGAGGCGGAGGTGCCTCTGGACTTAAGACCCTTAGCTTGGCTTCCCTTGTGGCTCTGCTGACCGCCACTATATGTCTTGGATAA
- the LOC6505551 gene encoding aminopeptidase N → MEWFLVFAGLFGFHFATANTTYDYYRLPTALRPRKYNLHILTRLENPEDLQFSGFVKISIQPLENTKNITLHSKYLTIDESQTTLKKISDNPKDNCVTSTSVNEEHEFYILHVCEELLVGVIYELTLAFSGKLNNKLSGYYRSSYKDSAIGETRWLSVTQFEPSHARMAFPCFDEPHFKSIFVISLGHHKKYSALSNMPLNRTTPNDSDPDFVWSEFNDSLPMPTYLVAYSINDFSHKPSTLPNGTLFRTWARADIIEQCDFAAEFGPKILRYFEDFFGLPYPLPKLDQLALPDFSANGMENWGLVTYREFSLLYANNRTSLEDKGSVANIISHEMAHQWFGNLVTMNWWSDLWLNEGFANYVAMLGVGNVHPEWKAMDREFVQDQMITFRLDALESSHPISQPIKSVSDIAASFDGISYEKGAAVVRMMHLFMGEEAFRSGLKSYLEVYAYKNAEQDDLWQSLSKAAHQFDSLPEKYDIKTIMDSWTLQTGFPVINIFRDYSSNTAIISQERFLLNTEAPDSSRKGCWWVPLSYTSQSEKNFNNLKPKAWLECDQDGNSQAIAIQRMPKSDQWVIFNKQMSAICKINYDVQNWKLIIETLTSGNFEIIHQINRAQLIDDILQFAGTGEQDYGLALKLTSYLEKERSYLPWLMALKNLEILGGILQKTDTFGLFKRLMVNLITPIYKYVNGFDDNFNSMKSQDEVLLKTLILIWACQYEVLDCVARAKDYFRRWKSEINPDENNPIPTNLRGIVHCIAIKNGTSEDWEFLWTRYQNSNVAGERRSILSSLGCSLDNNDLKRYLDLIFDPKELIRKQDSAWSFTALASGKVGFPLAKKYFIDNVDTIYKFYYPATKIFTQLFYPFALNLANRTELDEFEEFVELSEESFNGVEDTVQQTLEQIVINVQWMETIYPKFSQSLQDHLSTKS, encoded by the exons ATGGAGTGGTTCTTGGTATTCGCAGGGCTTTTTGGCTTCCATTTCGCAACAGCCAACACTACCTATGACTATTATCGTTTGCCGACGGCTCTGAGGCCAAGAAAGTATAATTTGCACATTCTGACTCGGCTTGAAAATCCGGAAGATCTGCAATTTTCCggttttgtcaaaatttctatACAGCCACTGGAAAACACCAAGAATATAACCCTGCACTCGAAGTACCTTACAATTGATGAGTCTCAGACCACTCTCAAGAAAATCAGTGACAATCCAAAGGATAACTGCGTCACCTCTACGTCTGTGAATGAAGAGCACGAGTTCTATATCCTTCACGTTTGTGAAGAGCTGCTGGTCGGTGTTATTTACGAACTGACTCTGGCCTTTTCTGGCAAACTAAACAACAAACTAAGTGGATATTACCGAAGCTCCTACAAGGACTCTGCGATTGGAGAGACAAG ATGGCTCTCTGTTACTCAATTTGAACCATCACATGCGCGTATGGCCTTTCCCTGTTTTGACGAACCACATTTTAAGTCGATTTTTGTGATTAGCTTGGGGCATCATAAGAAATATTCTGCTCTGAGTAATATGCCACTAAATAGAACGACACCGAA TGATTCAGATCCAGATTTTGTATGGAGCGAATTTAACGATTCTTTACCAATGCCTACATATTTAGTGGCATATTCTATTAATGATTTTAGTCACAAGCCCTCAACTTTACCAAATGGAACTCTTTTCCGAACTTGGGCTAGGGCCGATATCATTGAACAATGCGACTTTGCGGCGGAGTTTGGACCCAAAATTTTGAGATACTTTGAGGATTTCTTCGGTCTTCCATACCCACTGCCCAAGTTGGATCAGCTTGCCTTACCTGACTTTTCCGCGAATGGCATGGAGAACTGGGGTTTAGTAACCTATAGGGAATTTTCACTCCTCTACGCCAACAATCGCACTTCTCTCGAAGACAAGGGGAGTGTGGCAAATATTATTTCACACGAGATGGCCCACCAGTGGTTTGGTAATCTGGTGACGATGAACTGGTGGTCAGACTTGTGGCTTAATGAGGGATTCGCCAACTATGTGGCTATGTTGGGAGTCGGCAATGTACACCCGGAGTGGAAGGCTATGGACAGAGAATTTGTACAGGACCAGATGATCACATTCCGACTGGATGCATTAGAGAGCAGTCATCCCATATCGCAACCTATTAAATCGGTTTCGGATATTGCAGCCAGTTTTGATGGGATTTCCTATGAAAAGGGAGCTGCTGTTGTCCGCATGATGCATTTATTTATGGGTGAAGAGGCCTTTCGCTCCGGCTTAAAGTCCTACCTAGAGGTCTATGCCTACAAAAATGCAGAGCAAGACGATCTCTGGCAATCCCTTTCAAAAGCTGCTCACCAGTTTGATTCTTTGCCTGAAAAATACGATATAAAAACTATAATGGATTCATGGACTTTGCAAACAGG ctttcCCGTTATCAACATATTCCGAGACTATTCAAGCAATACAGCCATAATCAGTCAAGAGCGCTTCCTTCTGAACACCGAGGCACCAGACTCCAGCCGAAAAGGATGTTGGTGGGTGCCTCTGAGCTACACCTCTCAGTctgagaaaaattttaataatttaaaaccaaAAGCTTGGCTGGAATGCGACCAGGACGGAAACAGTCAAGCGATAGCAATCCAACGTATGCCAAAGTCAGACCAGTGGGTGATTTTCAACAAACAAATGTCAGCTATTTGTAAGATCAACTACGATGTCCAGAACTGGAAGTTGATCATTGAGACTTTGACCTCAGGAAATTTTGAAATCATACACCAAATAAATAGAGCCCAATTAATTGACGATATATTGCAGTTTGCCGGAACAGGAGAACAAGACTACGGCTTAGCCTTAAAACTAACTAGTTATTTGGAAAAAGAACGATCGTACTTGCCATGGCTTATGGCTCTAAAAAATCTCGAGATATTGGGTGGCATACTTCAGAAAACTGACACTTTTGGTTTGTTTAAG CGCCTTATGGTAAATTTAATCACACCGATTTACAAATATGTGAATGGCTTTGACGACAACTTTAATTCAATGAAAAGTCAGGACGAAGTCCTCTTAAAAACCTTGATTCTAATTTGGGCTTGTCAGTACGAGGTTTTAGATTGTGTGGCCAGAGCCAAAGACTACTTCCGTAGATGGAAATCGGAGATAAATCCGGATGAAAATAATCCAATACCAACAAACTTACGTGGAATTGTGCACTGCATCGCCATAAAAAATGGAACCAGTGAGGATTGGGAGTTCCTTTGGACAAGATACCAAAACTCAAATGTGGCTGGTGAACGAAGATCAATTCTAAGTTCCTTGGGTTGTTCTCTGGACAATAATGACCTTAAGCGCTACCTAGACCTCATTTTTGATCCAAAGGAGCTCATTCGTAAACAGGACTCTGCATGGAGTTTCACAGCGTTGGCTTCTGGAAAAGTGGGCTTCCCACTGgcaaagaaatattttatagacAACGTGGATACTATATACAAGTT CTATTATCCTGCGACAAAGATTTTTACACAACTGTTTTACCCATTTGCCCTGAACCTTGCCAACCGCACGGAACTGGATGAGTTCGAAGAATTCGTGGAACTATCAGAAGAGTCCTTTAATGGTGTGGAGGACACCGTTCAGCAGACCCTTGaacaaattgtaattaatgtTCAGTGGATGGAAACTATCTATCCGAAGTTTTCGCAGTCTCTTCAAGATCATTTATCAACCAAAAGTTGA
- the LOC6505549 gene encoding aminopeptidase N, protein MEWFLVFAGLFGFHFATANTTYDYYRLPTALWPRKYNLHILTRLENPEDLQFSGFVKISIQPLENTKNITLHSKYLTIDESQTTLKQISDNPKDNCVTSTSVNEEHEFYILHVCEELLVGVIYELTLAFSGKLNNKLSGYYRSSYKDSATGETRWLSVTQFEPSHARMAFPCFDEPHFKSIFVISLGHHKKYTALSNMPLNRTTPNDSDPDFIWTEFNDSLPMPTYLVAYSIHDFSHKPSTLPNGTLFRTWARADVIEQCDFAAEFGPKVLRYFEDFFGLPYPLPKLDQLALPDFSANGMENWGLVTYREFSLLYANNRTSLEDKGSVANIISHEMAHQWFGNLVTMNWWSDLWLNEGFATYVAMLGVGNVHPEWKAMDREFVQDQMITFRLDALESSHPISQPIKSVSDIAARFDAISYKKGAAVVRMMHLFMGEEAFRSGLTSYLEVYAYKNAEQDDLWQSLSKATHQFDSLPEKYDIKTIMDSWTLQTGFPVINIFRDYSSNTAIISQERFLLNTEAPDSSRKGCWWVPLSYTSQSEKNFNNLKPKAWLECDQDGNSQAIAIQRMPKSDQWVIFNKQMSAICKINYDVQNWKLIIETLTSGNFEIIHQMNRAQLIDDILQLARSGEQDYGLALKLISYLEKERSYVPWFMALKNLEILGGILQKTDTFGLFKRLMVNLITPIYKFLNGFDDNFNSMKSQDEVLLKTLILIWACQYEVLDCVARAKDYFRRWKSEINPDENNPIPTNLRGIVHCIAIKNGTSEDWEFLWTRYQNSNVAGERRSILSSLGCSLDNNDLKRYLDLIFDPKELIRKQDSAWSFTALASGKVGFPLAKKYFIDNVDTIYKYYYPATKSFRLLFNPFALNLANRTELDEFEEFVEQSEESFIGVEDTVQQTLEQIVINVQWMESIYPKFSQSLQDHLSTNSVDK, encoded by the exons ATGGAGTGGTTCTTGGTATTCGCAGGGCTTTTTGGCTTTCATTTCGCAACAGCCAACACTACCTATGACTATTATCGTTTGCCGACGGCTCTGTGGCCAAGAAAGTATAATTTGCACATTCTGACTCGGCTTGAAAATCCGGAAGATCTGCAATTTTCCggttttgtcaaaatttctatACAGCCACTGGAAAACACCAAGAATATAACCCTGCACTCGAAGTACCTTACAATTGATGAGTCTCAGACCACTCTCAAGCAAATCAGTGACAATCCAAAGGATAACTGCGTCACCTCTACGTCTGTCAATGAAGAGCACGAATTCTATATCCTTCACGTATGTGAAGAGCTGCTGGTCGGTGTTATTTACGAACTGACTCTGGCCTTTTCTGGCAAACTAAACAACAAACTAAGTGGATATTACCGAAGCTCCTACAAGGACTCTGCGACCGGAGAGACAAG ATGGCTCTCTGTTACTCAATTTGAACCATCACATGCGCGTATGGCCTTTCCCTGTTTTGACGAACCACATTTCAAGTCGATTTTTGTGATTAGCTTGGGGCATCATAAGAAATATACTGCTCTGAGTAATATGCCACTAAATAGAACCACACCAAA TGATTCAGATCCAGATTTTATATGGACCGAATTTAATGATTCTTTACCAATGCCTACATATTTAGTGGCATATTCTATTCATGATTTTAGTCACAAGCCCTCAACTTTACCAAATGGAACTCTTTTCCGCACTTGGGCTAGGGCCGATGTCATCGAACAATGTGACTTTGCGGCGGAGTTTGGACCCAAAGTTTTGAGATACTTTGAGGATTTCTTCGGTCTTCCATACCCACTGCCCAAGTTGGATCAGCTTGCCTTACCTGACTTTTCCGCGAATGGCATGGAGAACTGGGGTTTAGTAACCTATAGGGAATTTTCACTCCTCTACGCCAACAATCGCACTTCTCTCGAAGACAAGGGGAGTGTGGCAAATATTATTTCACACGAGATGGCCCACCAGTGGTTTGGTAATCTGGTGACGATGAACTGGTGGTCAGACTTGTGGCTTAATGAGGGATTCGCCACCTATGTGGCTATGTTGGGAGTCGGTAATGTACATCCGGAGTGGAAGGCTATGGACCGAGAATTTGTACAGGACCAGATGATCACATTCCGACTGGATGCATTAGAGAGCAGTCATCCCATATCGCAACCTATTAAATCGGTATCGGATATTGCGGCCAGATTCGATGCGATTTCCTATAAAAAAGGAGCTGCTGTTGTCCGCATGATGCATTTATTTATGGGTGAAGAGGCCTTTCGCTCCGGCTTAACGTCTTACCTAGAGGTCTATGCCTACAAAAATGCAGAGCAAGACGATCTCTGGCAATCCCTTTCAAAAGCTACTCACCAGTTTGATTCTTTGCCTGAAAAATACGATATAAAAACTATAATGGATTCATGGACTTTGCAAACAGG CTTTCCCGTTATCAACATATTCCGAGACTATTCAAGCAATACAGCCATAATCAGTCAAGAGCGCTTCCTTCTGAACACCGAGGCACCAGACTCCAGCCGAAAAGGATGTTGGTGGGTGCCTCTGAGCTACACCTCTCAGTctgagaaaaattttaataatttaaaaccaaAAGCTTGGCTGGAATGCGACCAGGACGGAAACAGTCAAGCGATAGCAATCCAACGTATGCCAAAGTCAGACCAGTGGGTGATTTTCAACAAACAAATGTCAGCTATTTGTAAGATCAACTACGATGTCCAGAACTGGAAGTTGATCATTGAGACTTTGACCTCAGGAAATTTTGAAATCATACATCAAATGAATAGAGCCCAATTAATTGACGATATATTGCAGCTTGCCAGATCAGGAGAACAAGACTACGGCTTAGCCTTAAAACTAATTAGTTATTTGGAAAAAGAACGATCGTATGTGCCATGGTTCATGGCTCTAAAAAATCTCGAGATATTGGGTGGCATACTTCAGAAAACTGACACTTTTGGTTTGTTTAAG CGGCTTATGGTAAATTTAATCACACCGATTTACAAATTTCTGAATGGCTTCGACGACAACTTTAATTCAATGAAAAGTCAGGACGAAGTCCTCTTAAAAACCTTGATTCTAATTTGGGCTTGTCAGTACGAGGTTTTAGATTGTGTGGCCAGAGCCAAAGACTACTTCCGTAGATGGAAATCGGAGATAAATCCGGATGAAAATAATCCAATACCAACAAACTTACGTGGAATTGTGCACTGCATCGCCATAAAAAATGGAACCAGTGAGGATTGGGAGTTCCTTTGGACAAGATACCAAAACTCAAATGTGGCTGGTGAACGAAGATCAATTCTAAGTTCCTTGGGTTGTTCTCTGGACAATAATGACCTTAAGCGCTACCTAGACCTCATTTTTGATCCAAAGGAGCTCATTCGTAAACAGGACTCTGCATGGAGTTTCACAGCGTTGGCTTCTGGAAAAGTGGGCTTCCCACTGgcaaagaaatattttatagacAACGTGGATACTATATACAAGTA CTATTATCCTGCGACAAAGAGCTTTAGACTCCTTTTTAACCCATTTGCCCTGAACCTTGCCAACCGCACGGAACTGGATGAGTTCGAAGAATTTGTGGAACAATCAGAAGAGTCCTTTATAGGTGTGGAGGACACCGTTCAGCAGACCCTTGaacaaattgtaattaatgtTCAGTGGATGGAAAGTATCTATCCGAAGTTTTCGCAGTCTCTTCAAGATCATTTGTCAACCAATTctgttgataa GTAG